In Brevibacillus brevis NBRC 100599, a single genomic region encodes these proteins:
- a CDS encoding dicarboxylate/amino acid:cation symporter, which produces MKNLGLLPKILVAIVLGVGIGSISPIWVVKGLATFSGLFGNFLGFAIPLIIIGFIAPGIGELGKGAGRLLGVTTGVAYLSTILAGTLAYWVSVSIFPHILEVGGLVNQYANPEEALVKPFFTVDMPPIVGVMTALLLAFTLGLGATVIKGNALQNVMVDLRDIVEKLIASVIIPLLPLHILSVFSNLTYGGQVTMILSVFVKVFVMIIVLHLFYLFVQYMIAGQMGRKNPFTLIKNMLPAYFTAIGTQSSAATIPVTLNQTKKNGVSEKIADFVVPLCATIHLSGSTITLVSCSMAVMMLNDMTTSFSMMFPFILMLGVTMIAAPGVPGGAVMAALGLMETMLGFTTTLTSLMIALYIAQDSFGTACNVTGDGAIAVITDRLSEEKAA; this is translated from the coding sequence ATGAAAAATCTAGGTTTACTACCCAAAATCCTTGTCGCCATTGTCCTTGGGGTCGGGATTGGCTCTATTTCGCCGATTTGGGTCGTGAAAGGATTGGCTACATTTAGTGGCCTGTTTGGAAATTTCCTCGGATTTGCGATTCCGTTGATTATCATTGGATTTATCGCGCCAGGCATCGGTGAGCTGGGCAAAGGGGCAGGGCGGTTGCTTGGGGTAACCACAGGGGTTGCTTACCTCTCGACGATCCTTGCAGGAACGCTTGCTTATTGGGTCAGTGTGAGTATTTTTCCACACATTCTTGAGGTAGGTGGGCTGGTGAATCAGTATGCCAACCCGGAGGAAGCACTGGTGAAGCCATTCTTTACCGTGGACATGCCGCCGATTGTAGGTGTGATGACAGCATTGTTGCTCGCCTTTACCCTTGGTCTTGGAGCGACTGTCATCAAAGGGAATGCCTTGCAAAATGTGATGGTAGACTTGAGAGATATCGTCGAGAAGCTGATCGCTTCCGTCATTATCCCGTTGCTTCCCTTACATATTCTATCTGTATTTTCCAATCTGACCTATGGTGGACAAGTCACCATGATTTTGTCCGTATTCGTGAAAGTTTTCGTCATGATTATCGTCTTGCATCTATTCTATTTGTTCGTGCAGTACATGATAGCAGGCCAGATGGGACGCAAAAACCCATTCACGCTGATAAAAAATATGCTTCCCGCTTACTTCACAGCGATTGGAACACAATCATCTGCGGCCACCATTCCTGTGACACTCAATCAGACCAAGAAAAACGGTGTGAGCGAAAAAATCGCGGACTTCGTCGTTCCACTCTGTGCAACGATCCATCTTTCCGGAAGCACGATTACGCTTGTCAGTTGTTCCATGGCAGTCATGATGCTAAATGACATGACGACATCCTTTAGTATGATGTTTCCATTTATCTTGATGCTGGGCGTAACAATGATCGCCGCACCAGGTGTGCCGGGCGGGGCTGTGATGGCAGCACTCGGATTGATGGAGACCATGCTTGGATTTACTACCACATTGACTTCGTTGATGATTGCTCTGTACATCGCGCAGGATAGCTTTGGTACCGCTTGTAACGTAACGGGTGACGGTGCGATTGCAGTGATTACGGATCGATTGAGTGAGGAAAAGGCAGCTTAA
- a CDS encoding homoserine kinase, with amino-acid sequence MTMHVPVVYSTICEKALQKVLQEAYPTEQIQSVHYMLRGMNDTYLVKTIDQKRIFRLYRSDWRTEEAAVAFEMELLLHLNRQGVPVSVPIADGSGKHVLRLQAAEGNRFGALFTFAAGKEQEMDTEELSERFGRAVAELHVKAEGFSTQQAREVWDAKTLIHRPLAIIETRLQHRKEDFQFLQRLAMELEAKLNEHIRAGLDWGICHGDLQGNFNTNFCEDNTYTHFDFDLCGYGWRAYDLAAFKLSRILIEEDDELVESLWNAFLKGYTEVRPLSENDQEAVSLMTGIRQLWLMGLCMHDPHIMGSSDSDDAFVSEKMEFFKKYFA; translated from the coding sequence ATGACTATGCATGTACCCGTCGTCTACTCAACCATCTGTGAAAAAGCATTACAGAAAGTACTTCAGGAAGCATATCCAACCGAACAAATACAATCCGTTCACTACATGCTTCGAGGCATGAACGATACGTATCTCGTGAAGACGATCGATCAAAAACGAATTTTCAGACTGTATCGCAGTGATTGGCGAACAGAGGAAGCAGCAGTTGCGTTCGAGATGGAGCTGTTGCTCCATTTGAATAGACAAGGAGTACCTGTATCTGTGCCAATTGCAGACGGCTCAGGAAAGCATGTCTTGAGACTGCAAGCAGCAGAGGGCAATCGCTTTGGTGCGTTGTTCACTTTTGCTGCGGGCAAGGAGCAAGAAATGGATACCGAGGAACTGAGCGAACGATTCGGCAGAGCCGTTGCGGAGCTGCATGTCAAAGCAGAAGGCTTTTCCACACAGCAAGCTCGCGAGGTGTGGGACGCCAAGACGCTGATTCATCGCCCGTTAGCCATCATCGAGACACGTCTGCAGCATCGGAAGGAAGATTTTCAATTTCTCCAAAGGCTGGCGATGGAGCTGGAAGCCAAGCTAAACGAGCACATCCGTGCCGGACTCGACTGGGGGATTTGCCACGGAGACCTTCAAGGGAATTTTAATACGAACTTTTGTGAGGACAACACCTATACCCACTTTGATTTCGACCTGTGCGGATATGGCTGGCGGGCGTATGATCTGGCTGCTTTCAAGCTGAGCCGAATATTGATCGAGGAAGATGACGAACTGGTGGAGTCGCTATGGAATGCTTTTCTAAAAGGATATACCGAGGTTCGTCCCTTATCTGAAAACGATCAGGAAGCGGTGTCGCTCATGACAGGCATTCGCCAATTGTGGCTAATGGGTCTGTGCATGCATGATCCTCATATCATGGGGAGCAGCGATTCGGATGATGCTTTCGTGAGTGAGAAGATGGAGTTTTTCAAAAAATATTTCGCGTAA